CTCGACCGTTCGCGATCCGGTTCCGACGGTGACGGTCGGCGGCGTAATTCCCGTCATACGTTATCGATCGTAAATGAAGCTCTCGACGACGTCGGCGTACGTTTCCATGAACTGTGAGGTTTCCTCGACCTCGGTCTCGGTCTCGTCGGGGCCGCGGTAGTCAAGAATGTCGTCGAGTCCGCCCTGGTTTTCGGCCTCGGAGAGGAACTGCTCGTCCTCGAACACCGCGGCGTAGGTCTCGGCGAGCCGCTCGAACCGGTCGGGCTGGTTTTCCTGGAGCCCGCCGGGGACGACCATGAGCTTCCACTGGCCGAGCCCCTCGTCGACGAGCGGGACGTCCTCGAGACCGATATCGGCGAACGACGGTGTGTCGGGCCACAGCTCCTGGGGCTCTGCGGTGTGTGAGCCCAGCGCGAGGACGTCGCCGACGTGGTCGGGGTTAAAGGCCCACGGCTGGTTGACGCCCGCGTCGACGTCGCCCGCGAGGACGGCCTGCCGAACCCCGGCGCCGCCCTCCATGTTGACGACCGTCAGATCCAGATCGTAGGTCTCCTCGACCAGCAGCGCCGACAGCGCCGTGTTCCCGATCGCGGAGGTGATCCCGACGGTGGCACCGTCCTCGCGAGCGTACTCGACGAACTCCGAGAGATCGTCGTACGGCCGATCGAGCGGAGCGAACCACATCGTCGGATCCCAGTGGTGGGTCCCCAGGTAGTCGAACGACGCCATCCGGTAGGGAGCGTTCTGGAAGAGCCAGGTGGCCTGCATCTGGGGCATGTTCCACATCGCGACCGTGGTGCCGTCCGGATCGGCGTTGTACAGCTCCTCGCCGCCGACCTGGGTCGAGCCGCCGGGGTAGTTCTCGACGACGAACTCGACGCCGAGCCGATCCGCCCACACGGGGGTCGTGATCCGCATTGATCGGTCGGTTCCGCCGCCTTGTGCCCAGGGGACGACCGCCGTGATCCGTCCGTCGTCGAACTGTTCGGTAACGCCGAACGCTTCGGCGCCGTACGCTGCCGTAACCGAGAGTCCCGTCACGCCGGCCGCGAGAAACTCCCGTCTACCGATATCTGTGACTGGCATTATCTCTGTAGACCGTCCCCGCGAGCATCATCGTTTCACCCGGCCGGGGACGAGCACCGGGTCGGTCTGTTACGTTCCCTTACCGAACTGCACACTGTGAGGGTCGGAATCGGCGGCCATCGACGGTTCGTGACCGACGGTCCGACCGGCTGCGACTCGAATTGTTACTTCTGGTATATTTGTTACTAACAACTCAGTTAGGGTTGGGGGTTCTGCCTGCATGTGCAAATAACGTTCATGAATAATCACCGCGAAGTGTCACCTGTGACCCGAGCGTCTTGTTACATGATAGCTTTCAACAGACCCTTGTCGGCTCGCCATCGTACTGATTCGTATGAAGTCCGGCTCACCGGCGACGACGGCGAACGCCCGCTCGCTCCGGCCCGAAACGTTCGACGCGCGGATCGACGATCTGTGGGAGCGCTACGAGGAGTGCGATCTCTGTGCGTACGACTGCGGGGTCGACCGCACCGCCGGCGACGTCGGCACCTGCCAGGTCGACGACACCGCGTACGTCTCAACGTACTTCCCCCACTTCGGCGAGGAAGACTGCCTGAAGGGCCACAACGGGAGCGGAACGATCTTTCTCGCGAACTGCAACATGAAATGCGTCTTCTGTCAGAACTTCGAGACGAGCCACGAGGCGAAAGGCGATCCCGCGACACCCGCGGAGATCGCCGAGATGGCCCTCGAACTCGAAGCGAAGGGCTGTCACAACATCAACTTCGTCTCCCCGACCCACCACTCGCCCCACCTTGTCGAGGCGGTTCGGATCGCCATCGAGGCCGGCCTCGACCTCCCGATCGTCTGGAACTGCGGTGGCTACGAACGCCCGGAGATCCTCGAGCGACTCGAGGGGATCGTCGACATCTACATGCCCGACGTGAAGTGGGGCAACGACGCCGCCGCGGCGCGGTACTCGAAGGCGCCCAACTACTGGTCGAACGTCACCGACTCGCTCCGGGAGATGCACCGACAGGTCGGCGACCTCCGGCTCGACGACACCGGGCTCGCGACGGGCGGGCTCCTCGTTCGCCACCTCGTCATGCCCAACCACGTCGAGAGCGCGAAGCGAGTGCTGTCGTTCCTTGCCGAGGAGGTCTCCGAGAAGACGTTCGTCGACGTCATGGCGCAGTACCGGCCCCACTACAAGGCGAAATCGGAGCCGTTCTACGAGGAGATCAGCCGTCCGATCACCGCCGCGGAGTACGAGGCGGTCGTCGACCACGCTCGCGAGGCGGGTCTCGAGCGACTCTACCTCGATCGCTCGATGCTACTCTGACCGCTCGAGCAGCCGCTCGGCCCGCTCGCGGTCGGCCGGCGTATTGACGTTGACTCGCGAGCCCGGCAGCCGAACGGCGTCGACGCGTCGCCCCGCTCGCGCCAGGAGGCCGACCGCCTCGCTGAGTTCGAACTCGCCGCTGTCGGCGGGGCGGGCGAGCGCGAGTGCGTGAAAGATCCGCGGCGGCAGGACGTAACACCCAGTCGTCACCAGCTTCGAGGGCGGGTCGTCGGCCTTCTCGACGATTCCCGTGACGTGACCGTCCTCGAGGACGACCGCGCCCGTCTCGCTGGCGGTCTCCCGATCGACCTCCTCGACGAGCACCGCGGCCTCGGCCCCGGTCGAGCGAACGCGTTCGATGGCGGGGTCGATCCTGCCGTCGAACACGTTGTCGCCGTTCAGGACGACGAACGGCTCCTCGAGATAGGGCTCGGCGAGCGAGACCGCGTGACCGAGCCCCGTCCGCTCGCGCTGGTGGACGTAAGTGATCGGAACGTCCCGGTAGGTGTCGCCGAAGCGGTCGACGATCTGTGACTTGCGGTAGCCGACGACAACGACGAGCTCGTCGACGCCAGCTGCCAGCAACGTCTCGAAGACGTGGCTCAGGATCGGTCGCTCGTCCACCTCGACGAGTCCCTTCGGTACGTCCTCGGTCAGCGGGCGCAGTCGCGTACCCTCGCCTGCGGCGGGGACGACTCCCTTCATATCTCCCCATAGCCGCCCGCCCGGGAAAAGTCACGAGGACGGTGTAGGCTGATCGACCTCGCGGACCCGCGGTCGGCGGGCCGAACCACAAAACAGATACCCCCGCCCCCGAGCCGTCTACCCGGTCGGGGCGTTCGCACGGCGCCAGGTGACGCGTGTTCCGACCCTCCTGTTTCCGATCGGCCAGCGGCGGCGCTAGACGCTCGGCGCGGGGTCGGCGGACTGTGGCTCCGACCGTGTGGATTCGGCATCAAGCCACGCCTCGGCGTCGAGGGCGGCCATGCTCCCGGTGCCCGCCGAGGTCACCGCCTGGCGGTAGTCGGGATCCATCACGTCCCCCGCACCGAAGACGCCCTCGACTGCGGTCTCGGTCGTCATCCCCTCGCGGGTCTCCAGGTGGCCGGAGTCGGCCAGTTCGACCGCGGTGTCCTCGAGGAAGTCGGTGTTCGGAACGTGGCCGACGCCGTAGAAGATCCCGCCGACGTCGACGGTCTCTCGGTCGACCTCGGTCGCGGCCTCCGGCGCCGCGCTCCCCGCGAGTTTCTCCGTCGGGTGGCCGTCGGGGTGGGAACCGAGCGTCGCGCCGGTGACGCCGTCCTCGCGGGAGCCGTGGATCGCGAGCAGCTCCGCGTTCCAGCGGACGGCGATCTTCTCGTGGTCGCGGGCCCGCTCGGCCATGATGTCCGAGGCACGTAGCTCGTCGCGGCGGTGGACGACCGTCACCGAGTCGGCGAACTTCGCGAGGAACAGCGCCTCCTCCATCGCCGAGTCGCCCCCGCCGATCACGAGGACGTCGTCGCCGCGGTGGAAGGCGCCGTCGCAGGTCGCACACGTCGAGACGCCGTAGCCCATCAGTTCGTCCTCGCCGTCGGCGCCGACCCAGCGGGCGCTGGCACCGGTCGCGACGATCAGCGCCCGCGTCCGGACGCTGTCGCCGTTCGCGAGCTCGAGTTCGAACGGCCGGTCCTCGAGTGTGGCGTCCTCGACGGCGGCGTGGCGAAAGTCGGCGCCGAACCGTTCGGCCTGTGCTTTCCCGCGCTGGATCAGTTCCATCCCGCCGACGCCCTCGGGGAACCCGAGGTAGTTCTCGACGTCGGTGGTCAGGGTGAGCTGGCCGCCCGGCTCGGGCCCCTCGAGGACGAGGGGGTCGAGGTCGGCCCGCGCGGCGTAGACGGCGGCCGAGAGACCGGCGACGCCGGAGCCGACGATCACGACGTCGCGAACGGTCGCGGTCGAGTCCTCGCTCATTCGGTGTAGCGCTCGATCAGGCTGCGGAGTCGGTCCTCCGGCAGGGCGCCGGTGTGCTGTTCGACCTGCTCGCCGTCGGCGAACACGAGCAGCGTGGGGACGCCGCGGACGCCGTAGGTAGCGGCGAGTTGCTGGTTGGCGTCGACGTCGACCTTCGCGACGGTCGCGTCGGTCTCGGCCGCGATCGTCTCGACGAGGGGCTCGAGCATCTGACAGGGGCCACACCAGTCGGCGTGGAAGTCCACGAGCACGACGTCACGGTCGCTCACGATCGCGTCGAGGTCGTCCTCGCCGTCGACGTGGAGCGGTTCGTTCGTCGGTCGGTCCGCCGAGCCGCTGGTTGCATCGGTTGTCATCACGTCCTCGTTCGGGCCAGAGGCGTTTAAGGCTTTTGTAGGTGGTGTGCAATACAGTACACCACGACCCGATCGAACTGTCCTTACCTGACCAAGCAGCCTCGATAGAGATGATTGACGACGGCATTTCCGTTTTCTCTGCTCCCTACTCCGGTCGATGGCTCTACCGTAATTGTGTATACTGTGCAAAGTATTACGGATTCCAAACCCGTATCACGACCCATGAGTGACCGATCCGAGACGGTTCGCGTCTGGCTGGTCGAGCGAACCTACTCTGACGACGAGCAGAATCTCATCATCCTGGTGTATGCAACCCCCGACGGTGAGCGGTATCCGGAAAGAACGGGCGATCACGAGTTCGACGGACGACCGACCGACGACGGCCACGGTGACCGTCGCCCCGTCGAACCTCGGCGCCGTCGATGATCCGGAGCTCCGGGAGCAGTACGCGACGGAGGCGAGCCGGATGGCCGAGACCCACGAGCCGGACGACGCGATCTAGCGACTCACCCCGCTGTTCCCGTTCAGTCGTGTGGATGAAACCGCTTGACCGCGCGGTCGACCGCCTCCGTCCGCCCGATGAAGGTGACCCGATCGCCGTCGCGCAGCACGTGGTCCCCGGTCGGAACCTCCGTCGTCCCGTCGCCGTGGGTCACCAGCCCGACGAGACAGCCGTCGGGAATCTCGGCGTTGAGCTGGGCGATCGTCTTCCCGACGAGATCCGTCGCCGTCACCTCGATCTCCTGGACGTCGCCCGTTCGACCGAGTTCGTTCATCCACGCCGATAGTGACGGCCGCTCGAGGACGTTCTCGAGCGACCACGCGGTCGCCATCGAGAGGTCGATCGCGCGGACGCCGAGCGATTCGAACGCCTCGACGTTGTCTGGCTGGTTGACCCGCGAGGCGACCGTCTCGACGTCGAAGCTGGTCCGTGCGAGCTGGCAGGCCAGCAGGTTCGCGTCGTCGTCGGGCGTCGCCGCGATGACGTTTTTCGCCTCGTCGATCCCCGCCCGCTTGAGGACGCCGGCGTCGGTGCCGTCGCCCTCGAGGGCGCGCAGTCCCCGTTCGCGGCTCCGTTCGACCGCGTCCGGGTCCTCGTCGACGACGAGGACGTTCTCTCCGTCCCGTTCGAGCCGTTCCGCGAGGGAGAGACCGACTCGTCCCCCGCCGATGATGATCGTGCGCATTGGTGAGACTCCGAGGTGGGTCGCGATCCGTCCTGCGAGGCCGGCCTGGAGGACGACCGTCGCGAAGATGATCAGGAAGACGGTACCGGCCAGCAGCTGGGCCTCCTGTGGCTGGCCGAGCGCCTGGAGCTCGACGGCAAACAGCGTCGCGACGCTCGCGGGGATGATCCCGCGGGGACCGACGGCGCTGAGAAAGAGCCGCTCGTCCCGTGTGAACCGTTCGCCGGTCGTCGCGAGGTAGATCACCGCCGGCCGGAGCACGAGCGTGATCGCGACGACGACGGCGATCCCGGCGACCCCGAGAGTCGCGATGTCGCCGAAGTCGATCAGCGCCGCCAGCGCGACGAAAATAAACGAAAGGACGACGACCGAGAGATCGTCCAGGAAGTCGACGACGTCCTCGTGGTGTGGCAGATCGACGTTGCCGAGCGCAAAGCCGGCCATCGCGGCGGCGGCGATCCCGGTCTCGCTGGCGAGCAGCTCCGCGCCGCCGTAGGCGACGACGATTCCCGCGAGGACGACCAGTCTGGCGTGCAGCGGCGCGGTCCCGGGCGAGAGGTTGCCCCGGCTGAGAAACAGCCAGACGGCGCCGGCGACGGCGGCGCCGACGCCGAGGCCGATCGCCAGCCGGCCCCCGAACTCGCCGAGGAGCCGCATCGGACCGCCGTCGCCGGCGATCAACACCTCGAAGACGACGACCACCAGGATCGCGGCGGTGACGTCGTTGAGCACGCCCTCGCCCTCGAGGACGGCCGCAACGTGATCCCGGACGGTGACGACCTGGAGGATGGGGCCGATCACCGTCGGCCCGGTCGCGATCAGCAGGGCGCCGACCAGCAGGCCGACCTCGAGGCTTGTGTCGAGAAAGGCGACGACGGCGGCCGCGGTTCCCAGCCAGGTGATCGCCGCGCCGACCGTTGTGAGCCGCAGCAGGGCCGTCGGACTCTCCCGGAGCTTCTCGAGGCGGAGGTGGTAGCCGCCCTCGAAGAGGATGATCGCGACGCTGACGCCGACCATCACGGGGAGCCCCTCGCCGAACGTCGCCCGCGAGACGAGACCGACCCCCTCCGGACCGATCGCGACGCCCGCGAGGATCAGAAACAGGACGCTTGGGATCCGGAGCCGGTCCGCGAGGACCCGGGAGGCGACCCCGAGCGCCAGTACGACGGCCACGACGCCGATCAGCGTCACGGCTGGGGATCCGTCCGTCGGTCGATCCGGACGGCGCGACGATCGGTCGGTCGCTCACTGTCCATCGGTATCACTTCCCATCGGTCGCCGACGGGGTATCCGTTTCGCCGTCTCCGGCCGAGGTGAGAACCTGCGAGAGGATGATCGCGGCGACGGCGAACGACGACCCGACCAGCAGGACGACGCTGAGTACGTCGAGCGCACTCGTCCCCAGCCAGTCGGCGAGTTCGCTGAGCCCGATTCCGGCGCTTGCCAGCACCATCATGAGTCCGAAGTAGACGATCACGTCGT
This genomic window from Natronococcus occultus SP4 contains:
- a CDS encoding Bug family tripartite tricarboxylate transporter substrate binding protein; amino-acid sequence: MPVTDIGRREFLAAGVTGLSVTAAYGAEAFGVTEQFDDGRITAVVPWAQGGGTDRSMRITTPVWADRLGVEFVVENYPGGSTQVGGEELYNADPDGTTVAMWNMPQMQATWLFQNAPYRMASFDYLGTHHWDPTMWFAPLDRPYDDLSEFVEYAREDGATVGITSAIGNTALSALLVEETYDLDLTVVNMEGGAGVRQAVLAGDVDAGVNQPWAFNPDHVGDVLALGSHTAEPQELWPDTPSFADIGLEDVPLVDEGLGQWKLMVVPGGLQENQPDRFERLAETYAAVFEDEQFLSEAENQGGLDDILDYRGPDETETEVEETSQFMETYADVVESFIYDR
- a CDS encoding radical SAM protein, producing MKSGSPATTANARSLRPETFDARIDDLWERYEECDLCAYDCGVDRTAGDVGTCQVDDTAYVSTYFPHFGEEDCLKGHNGSGTIFLANCNMKCVFCQNFETSHEAKGDPATPAEIAEMALELEAKGCHNINFVSPTHHSPHLVEAVRIAIEAGLDLPIVWNCGGYERPEILERLEGIVDIYMPDVKWGNDAAAARYSKAPNYWSNVTDSLREMHRQVGDLRLDDTGLATGGLLVRHLVMPNHVESAKRVLSFLAEEVSEKTFVDVMAQYRPHYKAKSEPFYEEISRPITAAEYEAVVDHAREAGLERLYLDRSMLL
- a CDS encoding sugar phosphate nucleotidyltransferase, which gives rise to MKGVVPAAGEGTRLRPLTEDVPKGLVEVDERPILSHVFETLLAAGVDELVVVVGYRKSQIVDRFGDTYRDVPITYVHQRERTGLGHAVSLAEPYLEEPFVVLNGDNVFDGRIDPAIERVRSTGAEAAVLVEEVDRETASETGAVVLEDGHVTGIVEKADDPPSKLVTTGCYVLPPRIFHALALARPADSGEFELSEAVGLLARAGRRVDAVRLPGSRVNVNTPADRERAERLLERSE
- a CDS encoding NAD(P)/FAD-dependent oxidoreductase; the encoded protein is MSEDSTATVRDVVIVGSGVAGLSAAVYAARADLDPLVLEGPEPGGQLTLTTDVENYLGFPEGVGGMELIQRGKAQAERFGADFRHAAVEDATLEDRPFELELANGDSVRTRALIVATGASARWVGADGEDELMGYGVSTCATCDGAFHRGDDVLVIGGGDSAMEEALFLAKFADSVTVVHRRDELRASDIMAERARDHEKIAVRWNAELLAIHGSREDGVTGATLGSHPDGHPTEKLAGSAAPEAATEVDRETVDVGGIFYGVGHVPNTDFLEDTAVELADSGHLETREGMTTETAVEGVFGAGDVMDPDYRQAVTSAGTGSMAALDAEAWLDAESTRSEPQSADPAPSV
- the trxA gene encoding thioredoxin — translated: MTTDATSGSADRPTNEPLHVDGEDDLDAIVSDRDVVLVDFHADWCGPCQMLEPLVETIAAETDATVAKVDVDANQQLAATYGVRGVPTLLVFADGEQVEQHTGALPEDRLRSLIERYTE
- a CDS encoding cation:proton antiporter; this encodes MTLIGVVAVVLALGVASRVLADRLRIPSVLFLILAGVAIGPEGVGLVSRATFGEGLPVMVGVSVAIILFEGGYHLRLEKLRESPTALLRLTTVGAAITWLGTAAAVVAFLDTSLEVGLLVGALLIATGPTVIGPILQVVTVRDHVAAVLEGEGVLNDVTAAILVVVVFEVLIAGDGGPMRLLGEFGGRLAIGLGVGAAVAGAVWLFLSRGNLSPGTAPLHARLVVLAGIVVAYGGAELLASETGIAAAAMAGFALGNVDLPHHEDVVDFLDDLSVVVLSFIFVALAALIDFGDIATLGVAGIAVVVAITLVLRPAVIYLATTGERFTRDERLFLSAVGPRGIIPASVATLFAVELQALGQPQEAQLLAGTVFLIIFATVVLQAGLAGRIATHLGVSPMRTIIIGGGRVGLSLAERLERDGENVLVVDEDPDAVERSRERGLRALEGDGTDAGVLKRAGIDEAKNVIAATPDDDANLLACQLARTSFDVETVASRVNQPDNVEAFESLGVRAIDLSMATAWSLENVLERPSLSAWMNELGRTGDVQEIEVTATDLVGKTIAQLNAEIPDGCLVGLVTHGDGTTEVPTGDHVLRDGDRVTFIGRTEAVDRAVKRFHPHD